In a genomic window of Flavobacterium sp. KACC 22761:
- a CDS encoding CoA transferase subunit A → MITKKVNNVHEAIQGIESGMTIMFGGFGLCGIPENTIAALVNTSISDLTCISNNAGVDDFGLGLLLQKKQIKKMISSYVGENAEFERQMLSGELEVELTPQGTLAERCRAAQAGIPAFFTPAGYGTEVAEGKEAREFNGKMHIMEEAFRADFSIVKAWKGDEAGNLIFKGTARNFNACMAGAGKITIAEVEELVPVGTLDPNQIHIPGIMVQRIFQGEKFEKRIEQRTVRIR, encoded by the coding sequence ATGATAACAAAAAAAGTAAATAATGTTCATGAGGCAATTCAAGGAATTGAAAGTGGCATGACAATCATGTTTGGCGGTTTCGGATTATGTGGAATTCCTGAAAATACTATTGCGGCATTGGTAAATACTTCAATTTCAGATTTGACTTGCATTTCGAATAATGCAGGAGTAGATGATTTTGGATTGGGATTGCTTTTGCAGAAAAAACAAATCAAGAAAATGATTTCATCTTATGTGGGAGAAAATGCCGAGTTTGAACGCCAGATGCTTTCAGGAGAATTAGAAGTCGAACTTACGCCGCAAGGAACTTTAGCAGAAAGATGTCGTGCGGCTCAAGCCGGAATTCCAGCTTTCTTTACACCAGCAGGTTACGGGACAGAAGTTGCCGAAGGAAAAGAAGCGCGCGAATTCAACGGAAAAATGCATATTATGGAAGAAGCTTTCAGAGCTGATTTTTCAATTGTAAAAGCGTGGAAAGGCGACGAAGCAGGAAATCTGATTTTTAAAGGAACAGCGAGAAATTTTAACGCTTGTATGGCCGGTGCGGGAAAAATTACTATTGCCGAGGTTGAAGAATTGGTTCCTGTTGGGACTTTAGATCCAAATCAAATTCACATCCCGGGAATTATGGTGCAGCGTATTTTTCAGGGAGAGAAATTCGAAAAGAGAATTGAACAACGTACCGTTAGAATTAGATAA
- a CDS encoding 3-oxoacid CoA-transferase subunit B has product MALSKEDIAKRIAKEVKDRYFVNLGIGIPTLVANYVREDIAVEFQSENGVLGMGPFPFAGEEDADIINAGKQTITTLPGASFFDSAFSFGMIRSQKVDLTILGAMEVSENGDIANWKIPGKMVKGMGGAMDLVASAENIIVAMMHVNKAGESKILKKCTLPLTGVGCVKKVVTELAVLEVTENGFKLLERAPDVSVEHIIASTEADLIIEGEIPEMIF; this is encoded by the coding sequence ATGGCACTTAGTAAAGAAGATATAGCAAAACGAATTGCTAAAGAAGTAAAAGACAGATATTTTGTAAACCTTGGAATTGGGATTCCAACTCTGGTTGCCAATTACGTTAGAGAAGATATTGCTGTTGAGTTTCAAAGTGAAAACGGCGTTCTCGGAATGGGGCCTTTCCCTTTTGCCGGAGAAGAAGACGCAGATATTATTAATGCAGGAAAGCAAACCATTACGACGCTTCCGGGCGCGAGTTTTTTTGATTCGGCTTTTAGTTTCGGAATGATTCGAAGCCAAAAAGTGGATTTAACTATTTTGGGAGCAATGGAAGTTTCTGAAAACGGAGATATTGCCAATTGGAAGATTCCGGGCAAAATGGTAAAAGGAATGGGCGGTGCAATGGATTTAGTGGCTTCTGCCGAAAATATCATTGTTGCTATGATGCACGTGAACAAAGCAGGAGAATCTAAAATCTTAAAAAAATGCACTTTGCCATTAACGGGCGTAGGATGCGTTAAAAAGGTTGTAACTGAGCTTGCGGTTCTAGAAGTGACTGAAAATGGTTTTAAGCTCTTAGAACGCGCGCCAGATGTTTCAGTTGAGCACATCATCGCCTCAACCGAAGCTGATTTGATTATTGAAGGCGAAATTCCTGAAATGATTTTTTAG
- a CDS encoding rhodanese-related sulfurtransferase, which yields MQLYNTLSAEERAIMIDDAGQQRLTLSFYAYAKIQDPQKFRNDLFIAWNALDALGRIYVANEGINAQMSIPAENFEAFRETLEAYDFMKGIRLNVAVEQDDHSFLKLTIKVRHKIVADGLNDDTFDVTNIGVHLKAKEFNEILDDPNTIVVDFRNHYESEVGHFKGAITPDVETFRESLPIINEQLKDHKDDKNLVMYCTGGIRCEKASAYFKHQGFKNVYQLEGGIINYAKQLKEEGLESKFIGKNFVFDNRLGERITDDIISQCHQCGKPCDNHTNCENDGCHLLFIQCDECKATMENCCSTECLEIIHMPLVDQVRLRTGKQVGNKVFRKGKSENLKFKHSGELPEAALATAQKPADIRQKIKVKKVLLGKAEHYYVKAQVGQFTVENHELNVGDKILISGPTTGDQELVLDRIIVNGAETQSAKVGDKVTFEVPFRIRLSDKLYKIVN from the coding sequence ATGCAACTGTATAACACTTTGAGCGCAGAAGAAAGAGCTATCATGATCGATGATGCAGGACAACAACGACTAACGTTGTCTTTCTATGCGTATGCCAAAATTCAAGACCCACAAAAATTTCGTAACGATTTATTTATTGCCTGGAATGCCCTTGATGCATTAGGCCGAATTTATGTTGCCAATGAAGGAATAAATGCTCAAATGAGTATTCCTGCCGAAAATTTTGAAGCTTTTAGAGAAACCCTTGAAGCTTATGATTTCATGAAAGGCATACGATTGAATGTTGCTGTAGAACAAGACGATCATTCATTTTTAAAATTGACAATCAAAGTTAGACACAAAATTGTTGCCGATGGATTAAACGATGATACTTTTGATGTTACTAATATAGGCGTTCACTTGAAAGCCAAAGAATTCAATGAAATCCTTGATGATCCAAACACAATTGTTGTAGATTTTAGAAATCACTACGAAAGTGAAGTTGGACATTTCAAAGGTGCGATTACTCCGGATGTTGAAACTTTCAGAGAGAGTTTGCCAATTATCAACGAGCAGCTTAAAGATCACAAAGACGATAAAAATCTGGTAATGTATTGTACCGGAGGTATTCGTTGTGAAAAAGCGAGTGCTTATTTTAAACACCAAGGTTTCAAAAACGTTTATCAGTTAGAAGGCGGCATTATTAATTACGCAAAACAATTGAAAGAAGAAGGTTTAGAAAGTAAGTTCATTGGTAAAAACTTCGTATTTGATAATCGTCTTGGTGAAAGAATCACAGATGATATCATTTCACAATGTCACCAATGCGGAAAACCTTGTGATAATCATACAAATTGTGAAAATGATGGTTGTCATTTATTATTCATTCAGTGTGATGAATGTAAAGCAACAATGGAAAACTGCTGTTCTACAGAATGTCTAGAAATCATCCACATGCCATTAGTTGACCAAGTTCGTTTAAGAACTGGAAAACAAGTTGGAAACAAAGTATTCAGAAAAGGAAAATCGGAAAACTTGAAATTCAAACATTCAGGCGAATTACCAGAAGCTGCTTTGGCTACAGCGCAAAAGCCAGCGGATATTCGTCAGAAAATAAAAGTAAAAAAAGTACTTCTTGGAAAAGCAGAGCATTATTATGTAAAAGCTCAAGTTGGACAATTTACCGTTGAAAATCACGAATTAAACGTTGGTGATAAAATCCTAATTTCTGGTCCGACTACTGGAGATCAGGAATTGGTTTTAGACAGAATCATTGTTAATGGAGCGGAAACTCAATCTGCAAAAGTTGGTGATAAGGTTACTTTTGAGGTTCCATTTCGTATTCGTTTGTCAGATAAATTGTATAAAATTGTAAATTAG
- a CDS encoding penicillin-binding protein 1A, translating to MAAKKNNQSNSVKDINYYKKKFWRIFAYTLLGILAFFLFASWGLFGSMPSFEDLENPDSNLATEIISSDGVVIGKYFKTNRSQLKYSDLPKSLVEALVATEDARFYEHSGIDGRGTLRAIFTLGTNGGASTLTQQLAKQLFHGEGSKFLPFRIVQKIKEWIIAIRLERQYTKNEIIAMYCNVYDFGNYSVGVSSAAQTYFSKDPKDLTMDESAILVGMFKNSGLYNPVRNPQGVKNRRNVVLSQMEKAKMITTAEKLRLQALPITLKFKLESHREGMATYFREYLRDYMKKWVTENKKPDGSDYDIYKDGLKIYTTIDSRMQMYAEEAVSEHMKNLQQQFFIEMKTNKNAPFVNITQQETDRIMMQAMKNSDRWAIMKDMEKSEDDIIASFKVKTKMRVFTWKGERDTVMTPLDSIRYYKHFLQSGLMAMEPQTGNIKAWVGGINYKYFQYDHVGQGARQVGSTFKPFVYATAIEQLNMSPCDSILDGPFMIHKGRHHVTEDWEPRNSDNRYRGMVTLKQGLANSINTVSAKLIDRTGPEAVVELTKKLGVKTEIPVQPSIALGAVDITVEDMVAAYSTFANQGVYVKPQFLSRIENKSGEVIYEPIPESHDVLNKDIAFAVIKLLEGVTETGSGARLRTQGGGSGDNRWTGYPYMFKNPIAGKTGTTQNQSDGWFMGMVPNLVTGVWVGCEDRSARFKSLTYGQGATAALPVWAYFMKKCYADEALQVSKSEFERPANLSIKVDCYQRPAVVKDTTETEQNTDEFEL from the coding sequence ATGGCAGCCAAGAAAAACAACCAATCAAATAGCGTTAAAGATATTAATTACTATAAAAAGAAATTCTGGCGAATTTTTGCCTATACTTTGCTGGGTATTTTGGCTTTCTTTTTATTTGCCTCTTGGGGATTATTCGGTTCAATGCCTTCTTTTGAAGATCTTGAAAATCCCGATTCAAATTTAGCTACTGAAATTATTTCTTCTGATGGAGTCGTGATTGGTAAATACTTTAAAACCAATAGATCTCAGCTCAAATATTCAGATTTGCCAAAAAGTTTGGTTGAAGCTTTAGTAGCAACCGAAGATGCACGTTTTTACGAACATTCAGGAATTGACGGACGTGGTACTTTGAGAGCAATTTTTACCTTGGGAACAAATGGTGGGGCGAGTACGTTAACGCAACAACTTGCAAAACAATTGTTTCATGGCGAAGGATCAAAATTCCTTCCTTTCAGAATTGTTCAAAAAATAAAAGAATGGATTATTGCCATTCGTCTGGAACGACAATATACAAAAAACGAAATCATAGCAATGTACTGCAACGTTTACGATTTCGGAAATTATTCTGTTGGAGTAAGTTCGGCTGCGCAGACTTATTTTTCTAAAGATCCAAAAGATTTGACAATGGACGAATCGGCTATTTTAGTCGGAATGTTCAAAAACTCAGGATTATACAATCCAGTTCGTAATCCGCAAGGTGTAAAAAATCGTCGTAATGTGGTGCTTTCGCAGATGGAAAAAGCAAAAATGATCACTACCGCTGAGAAATTAAGATTACAAGCATTGCCAATTACGTTAAAATTCAAATTGGAGAGTCATCGTGAAGGAATGGCAACTTATTTCAGAGAATACCTTCGTGATTACATGAAAAAATGGGTAACTGAAAACAAAAAACCAGACGGTTCAGATTATGATATCTACAAAGATGGTTTGAAAATTTACACGACTATTGATTCAAGAATGCAGATGTATGCTGAAGAAGCGGTTTCTGAACATATGAAAAACTTACAACAACAGTTTTTTATTGAGATGAAAACCAATAAAAATGCACCTTTCGTAAATATCACACAACAAGAAACAGATCGTATCATGATGCAAGCGATGAAAAATTCTGATCGCTGGGCAATTATGAAAGATATGGAAAAAAGCGAAGATGATATTATCGCATCATTCAAAGTAAAAACGAAAATGCGTGTATTTACTTGGAAGGGAGAACGCGATACAGTAATGACGCCACTTGATTCTATTCGTTACTACAAACACTTTTTGCAATCTGGTTTAATGGCGATGGAACCTCAAACAGGTAACATTAAGGCGTGGGTTGGTGGAATCAATTACAAATATTTCCAATACGATCACGTAGGCCAGGGAGCAAGACAAGTTGGTTCTACTTTCAAGCCATTCGTTTATGCTACTGCAATTGAGCAATTGAATATGTCTCCTTGTGATTCAATTTTAGATGGTCCGTTTATGATTCACAAAGGACGTCACCATGTAACCGAAGATTGGGAACCAAGAAACTCTGACAATAGATACCGCGGAATGGTGACTTTGAAACAAGGTTTGGCAAATTCAATCAATACAGTTTCGGCTAAATTAATTGACAGAACGGGTCCAGAAGCGGTTGTTGAATTGACAAAAAAATTAGGTGTTAAGACTGAAATCCCAGTGCAGCCTTCAATTGCGCTTGGAGCGGTTGATATTACAGTTGAAGATATGGTTGCAGCTTACAGCACATTTGCAAATCAAGGAGTTTATGTAAAACCACAGTTTTTAAGCCGTATTGAGAATAAAAGTGGAGAGGTTATTTATGAGCCGATTCCGGAATCTCATGACGTTTTAAATAAAGATATTGCCTTCGCAGTAATCAAATTATTAGAAGGTGTGACCGAAACTGGTTCTGGTGCGCGTTTGCGTACGCAAGGCGGTGGAAGCGGAGATAACCGTTGGACAGGATATCCATATATGTTCAAAAACCCTATCGCAGGTAAAACAGGAACGACGCAAAATCAATCAGATGGTTGGTTCATGGGAATGGTTCCAAATTTAGTAACAGGAGTTTGGGTTGGTTGTGAAGATCGTTCGGCACGTTTCAAAAGCTTGACTTACGGACAAGGAGCTACAGCAGCATTGCCAGTTTGGGCGTATTTCATGAAAAAATGTTATGCTGATGAAGCACTCCAGGTTTCTAAATCAGAATTTGAGCGCCCAGCTAATCTTTCTATAAAAGTAGATTGTTACCAAAGGCCAGCCGTCGTTAAAGATACCACGGAAACAGAACAAAATACAGACGAATTCGAGCTATAG
- a CDS encoding ferredoxin, giving the protein MVIVTLQRDKCIGCNYCVEMDPVHFQMSKKDGKSVLIHSQNAKGFFTLKSPNHSITESCELAAKACPVKIITVKET; this is encoded by the coding sequence ATGGTTATCGTTACTTTACAAAGAGATAAATGTATTGGCTGTAATTATTGTGTGGAAATGGATCCAGTGCATTTTCAGATGTCAAAAAAAGACGGGAAATCGGTTCTCATTCATTCGCAAAATGCAAAAGGATTTTTTACGCTGAAATCTCCAAATCATTCCATTACGGAAAGTTGCGAACTGGCAGCAAAAGCTTGTCCAGTGAAAATTATTACGGTTAAAGAGACTTAG
- a CDS encoding gliding motility lipoprotein GldH, with product MRIKNSGILLLVAILLFSCDKKRVFDEYKSVGSAWHKDSVVTFDLPVLDSTKKYNLFVNLRDNNNYPFNNLFLIVALETPSGFTKVDTLEYQMANPDGTLLGNGFTDIKESKLYYKEDVKFKGKYKVHIKQAVRESGKIPGVEALEGITDVGFRIEQKD from the coding sequence ATGAGAATAAAAAATAGCGGAATTCTTCTGTTGGTTGCAATACTTCTTTTTTCATGTGATAAAAAAAGAGTATTTGACGAGTACAAATCGGTTGGAAGCGCCTGGCACAAAGACAGTGTAGTAACTTTTGATCTACCGGTTTTAGATTCTACCAAAAAATACAATTTATTTGTAAATTTGAGAGACAACAACAATTATCCTTTCAATAACTTATTCTTGATTGTTGCTCTTGAAACACCAAGCGGTTTTACGAAAGTCGATACTTTAGAATATCAAATGGCAAATCCAGATGGAACTTTATTAGGAAATGGTTTTACTGACATAAAAGAAAGTAAGCTGTACTACAAAGAAGATGTAAAGTTTAAAGGAAAATACAAAGTTCACATCAAACAAGCGGTTAGAGAATCAGGCAAAATTCCTGGTGTTGAAGCTTTAGAAGGTATTACAGACGTAGGTTTTAGAATAGAACAAAAAGATTAG
- a CDS encoding DUF6646 family protein has translation MKKVVTLLFLVSFGFINAQQAFKGKGDIKVNVGANLQDGGSGIQGSVDFGLGENFSFGFVSNYLLGVNNFNGIYGDHPTPYNDYKPEFKDRFDAKARINANLSSVIGIEQLDVYPGLSLGLKNFGGHVGGRYFFTEGFGVFTEIGFPIAKYSSNNDVFDHLNNQATFSLGASFNL, from the coding sequence ATGAAAAAAGTTGTTACACTCTTGTTTTTAGTATCATTTGGATTTATTAATGCACAACAAGCTTTTAAAGGCAAAGGAGATATCAAAGTGAATGTTGGCGCTAATCTACAAGATGGTGGTTCTGGAATTCAGGGTTCTGTTGATTTTGGTTTAGGAGAAAATTTCTCTTTTGGTTTTGTTTCAAATTATTTACTTGGTGTAAACAATTTTAATGGTATCTATGGTGATCACCCAACTCCATACAATGATTACAAACCAGAATTCAAAGATCGTTTTGATGCAAAAGCAAGAATTAATGCTAACTTAAGCAGCGTTATTGGAATAGAGCAATTAGATGTTTATCCAGGTTTAAGTTTAGGTTTGAAAAATTTTGGAGGTCATGTTGGAGGACGTTATTTCTTTACTGAAGGATTTGGTGTTTTTACAGAAATTGGTTTCCCAATTGCAAAATACAGCAGTAATAACGATGTATTCGATCATTTAAACAATCAAGCTACTTTCAGTTTAGGAGCTTCATTTAATTTATAG
- a CDS encoding peptidase U32 family protein, which yields MTINNTIELMSPAGDFESLQAALDNGCDSVYFGVEQLNMRARSTVNFTIDDLKEIAIRCEAKNVRSYLTLNTIIYDHDLSVVKTLLTKAKEANITAVIASDQAVIAMARSIGMEVHISTQLNVTNIETIKFYSLFADTMVLSRELSLRQVKNITDQIEKEQIKGPNGNLVEIEIFGHGALCMAVSGKCYLSLHSHNSSANRGACKQNCRKKYTVIDQETGFEIELDNEYMMSPKDLCTLDFLDQVIDSGIKVLKIEGRGRAPEYVATVTKTYREAIDAYYNGTFSKEKTSDWMKALEKVYNRGFWSGYYLGQELGEWSDIPGSAATQKKVYVGKGTHYFPKAAVGQFKIEAYDIKIGDKILVTGPSTGAQEMIVDEMFVNDIAGEKATKGDDCSFKLPFRIRMSDKLYKIVEA from the coding sequence ATGACAATTAACAATACAATCGAACTTATGTCTCCAGCTGGAGATTTTGAGTCGCTTCAGGCTGCTTTAGACAATGGCTGTGATTCAGTATATTTTGGAGTTGAACAGCTTAATATGCGTGCGCGTTCAACGGTGAATTTTACGATTGACGATTTAAAAGAAATTGCCATTCGTTGCGAAGCCAAAAACGTTCGAAGCTATCTGACTTTAAACACTATTATTTACGATCATGATTTATCGGTTGTAAAAACATTATTGACAAAAGCCAAAGAAGCCAATATTACAGCAGTAATAGCTTCGGATCAAGCTGTAATCGCTATGGCAAGATCGATAGGAATGGAAGTTCATATTTCAACCCAATTGAATGTAACGAATATTGAAACCATAAAATTCTACAGTTTGTTTGCAGATACAATGGTTTTAAGCCGAGAATTAAGCTTACGCCAAGTAAAGAATATTACGGATCAAATTGAGAAAGAACAGATCAAAGGACCAAACGGAAATTTAGTTGAAATCGAAATCTTTGGCCACGGCGCTTTGTGTATGGCAGTTTCAGGAAAATGTTATTTGAGCTTGCATTCGCATAATTCATCAGCGAATCGTGGTGCTTGCAAACAAAACTGCCGAAAAAAATATACCGTTATCGATCAGGAAACAGGTTTTGAAATTGAATTGGATAATGAATATATGATGTCGCCTAAAGATTTGTGTACACTCGATTTCTTAGATCAGGTTATCGATTCTGGAATTAAAGTTTTAAAAATCGAAGGTCGAGGCCGTGCGCCAGAATATGTGGCAACAGTAACCAAAACCTATCGTGAAGCTATCGACGCGTATTACAATGGAACTTTTTCAAAAGAAAAAACGTCAGATTGGATGAAAGCTTTAGAAAAAGTTTACAATCGCGGATTCTGGTCAGGATATTATTTGGGGCAAGAATTGGGCGAGTGGAGCGATATTCCAGGATCTGCAGCGACTCAGAAAAAGGTTTATGTTGGAAAAGGAACTCACTATTTTCCAAAAGCTGCGGTTGGGCAATTTAAGATTGAAGCTTATGATATTAAAATCGGAGATAAAATTTTAGTGACAGGCCCAAGTACAGGCGCTCAGGAAATGATTGTTGATGAAATGTTTGTGAATGACATTGCTGGTGAAAAAGCCACAAAAGGGGATGACTGTAGTTTCAAATTACCATTCAGAATCAGAATGTCGGACAAATTATACAAAATTGTTGAGGCATAA
- a CDS encoding metallophosphoesterase family protein: MRTFVIGDIHGGLRALEQVLNKAKVTTEDTLIFLGDYVDGWSQSAEVIDFLIDLKSKQKCICIRGNHDQLALDWLENRHEDFDEEMWYKHGGKATVEGYSKLSEEKKKTHIAFLESLKDYYLDDENRLFVHAGFTNLNGVVWEYFPKLFYWDRTLWESALALNPNLKPDDLYYPKRFMVYKEIYIGHTPVTRIGQTVPVNKACVWNVDTGAAFKGPLTILNVDTKEFWQSEPLNELYPDEKGRN; encoded by the coding sequence ATGCGAACATTTGTTATAGGCGACATACACGGAGGATTACGCGCACTTGAGCAAGTGTTGAATAAAGCGAAAGTTACTACCGAAGATACTCTTATTTTTCTTGGCGATTATGTGGATGGCTGGAGCCAATCTGCTGAAGTAATCGATTTTTTAATTGACCTTAAAAGCAAGCAAAAATGCATTTGCATTAGAGGAAATCATGATCAATTGGCCTTAGATTGGCTTGAAAACAGACATGAGGATTTTGATGAAGAAATGTGGTACAAACATGGCGGAAAAGCGACTGTTGAAGGATATTCTAAACTTTCTGAAGAAAAAAAGAAAACGCATATAGCCTTTTTAGAATCTTTGAAAGACTACTACCTTGATGACGAAAACCGACTTTTTGTTCATGCCGGCTTTACCAACTTAAATGGCGTTGTCTGGGAGTATTTTCCAAAATTATTTTACTGGGACAGAACACTTTGGGAATCGGCACTGGCTTTAAACCCAAATTTAAAACCAGATGACTTATATTATCCAAAACGATTTATGGTTTATAAAGAAATTTATATTGGACATACACCTGTAACAAGAATTGGACAAACTGTTCCCGTAAACAAGGCATGTGTTTGGAATGTTGATACCGGCGCCGCGTTCAAAGGCCCTCTGACCATTTTGAATGTAGATACTAAAGAATTCTGGCAAAGTGAACCCTTAAACGAATTATATCCTGACGAAAAAGGTAGGAATTAA
- a CDS encoding regulatory iron-sulfur-containing complex subunit RicT has protein sequence MACTSCSTSDGGAPKGCKNNGTCGTDSCNKLTVFDWLSNMSPSNGEAIFDCVEVRFKNGRKEFFRNSEKLTLSIGDIVATVASPGHDIGIVTLTGELVKIQMKKKGVNPDSNEVPKIYRKASQKDIDIWSVARDREEPMKVRARELAIQHKLEMKISDIEFQGDGSKATFYYTANDRVDFRMLIKDFAKEFSTRVEMKQVGFRQEAARLGGVGSCGRELCCSTWLTDFRSVNTSAARYQQLSLNPQKLAGQCGKLKCCLNYELDTYMDALKDFPDYDTKLITEKGDAVCQKQDIFKGLMWFAYTNNFANWHVLKIDQVKEIIAENKQKNKVSSLEDFAIEVTSEPEKDFNNAMGQESLTRFDQPKRKKKPNRKRKQNAEASGVATPAKPQHEKNNNTKPAGNNNPNGNSNQQSKPNNPNKQNHKNKHKNSNKSNNPNPQNSNDNKSAEPRKPIIITKNENKK, from the coding sequence ATGGCATGTACAAGTTGTTCAACCTCAGATGGTGGCGCACCAAAAGGTTGTAAAAATAATGGGACTTGCGGCACCGATAGCTGCAATAAATTGACGGTTTTTGACTGGCTTTCAAACATGAGTCCGTCTAATGGAGAGGCGATTTTTGATTGTGTTGAGGTACGTTTTAAAAACGGACGTAAGGAATTTTTTAGAAATTCAGAGAAATTAACTTTAAGTATTGGTGATATTGTAGCAACTGTTGCTTCGCCAGGACACGATATTGGAATTGTTACTTTGACAGGAGAATTAGTTAAAATTCAAATGAAGAAAAAAGGAGTAAATCCAGATAGTAACGAAGTTCCTAAAATTTACAGAAAAGCATCTCAAAAAGATATTGATATTTGGTCAGTAGCTCGTGATCGCGAGGAGCCAATGAAGGTTCGTGCGCGTGAATTGGCAATTCAGCACAAATTGGAAATGAAAATTTCGGATATTGAATTTCAAGGTGATGGATCAAAAGCAACTTTCTACTACACAGCAAATGATCGTGTCGATTTTAGAATGCTGATTAAAGATTTTGCTAAAGAATTTAGTACTAGAGTCGAAATGAAACAAGTTGGTTTCCGTCAGGAAGCGGCACGTTTAGGAGGAGTTGGTTCTTGCGGACGCGAGCTTTGCTGTTCTACTTGGTTGACTGATTTTAGAAGTGTAAATACTTCAGCAGCGCGTTATCAGCAGTTGTCATTGAACCCGCAGAAATTGGCAGGTCAATGTGGAAAATTAAAATGCTGTCTAAACTATGAGTTAGACACTTACATGGATGCTTTAAAAGATTTTCCGGATTATGACACGAAGTTGATTACTGAAAAAGGCGATGCTGTTTGCCAAAAACAAGATATTTTTAAAGGATTAATGTGGTTTGCTTATACCAACAATTTTGCAAACTGGCATGTTTTAAAAATTGATCAGGTAAAAGAGATTATCGCTGAAAATAAACAGAAAAACAAAGTTTCTTCATTAGAAGATTTTGCAATCGAAGTAACTTCAGAGCCTGAAAAAGATTTCAATAATGCAATGGGGCAAGAGAGTTTGACTCGTTTTGATCAACCAAAAAGAAAGAAAAAACCAAATCGTAAACGCAAGCAAAATGCTGAGGCTTCTGGTGTTGCAACTCCGGCAAAACCACAGCACGAGAAAAATAATAATACAAAACCTGCAGGAAATAATAATCCGAATGGAAATTCAAATCAGCAGAGCAAACCTAATAATCCAAACAAACAAAATCATAAGAATAAGCACAAGAATTCGAATAAATCAAACAATCCGAATCCGCAAAATTCAAATGATAACAAATCTGCTGAGCCTAGAAAACCAATAATTATTACTAAAAATGAGAATAAAAAATAG